A region of Vibrio chagasii DNA encodes the following proteins:
- a CDS encoding virulence factor BrkB family protein yields the protein MNELPGRYKLKITKVGILSIQYFRYLLARMTHDRVNVNAGYLAYITLLSIVPMLTVLLSILSSFSVFADVGIVIQNFIITNFVPASGDAVHGALLEFVANTGKMTAVGSVFLFIAALMLISNIDKNLNYIWRVTEKRRAVLSFSMYWMVLTLGPILVGASIAATSYVTSLSLLQNEVVSGAFNTLIRKLPLILSFFAFFGLYLLVPNKKIHFSHAAAGSLVAALLFELSKKGFAAYITQFPSYQVIYGALAAIPILFVWVYLCWLIVLVGAEVTAALGEKEEWSETQKIMVHSTDNDKITEQGNNSDSTDSESK from the coding sequence ATGAACGAGTTACCAGGGAGATACAAGTTGAAGATAACAAAGGTCGGCATACTTAGTATCCAGTATTTTCGCTACCTTTTAGCGCGTATGACGCATGATCGAGTCAATGTGAATGCGGGCTATTTGGCGTACATTACCTTGCTTTCAATCGTACCCATGTTGACGGTTTTGCTCTCTATCTTGTCATCATTTTCTGTGTTTGCGGATGTGGGTATCGTGATTCAAAACTTCATCATTACTAACTTTGTTCCAGCATCAGGGGATGCGGTGCATGGTGCCTTGTTAGAGTTTGTGGCTAACACGGGAAAAATGACGGCGGTTGGTAGTGTGTTCTTATTTATCGCCGCGTTGATGCTGATCTCTAACATCGATAAGAACCTCAATTACATCTGGCGTGTTACCGAGAAGCGACGTGCAGTGCTGTCTTTCTCGATGTACTGGATGGTGCTCACTCTCGGGCCAATCTTGGTTGGGGCGAGCATTGCAGCCACCTCATATGTGACATCACTAAGTTTGCTACAAAACGAAGTGGTGTCTGGTGCCTTTAATACTTTGATTCGCAAACTCCCTCTGATTCTCTCTTTCTTTGCGTTCTTTGGTTTATACCTATTGGTACCTAATAAGAAAATCCACTTTTCTCATGCAGCTGCTGGCTCTTTGGTGGCGGCATTACTGTTCGAACTCAGTAAGAAAGGCTTCGCTGCTTACATCACTCAGTTCCCTTCATATCAGGTGATCTATGGTGCGTTGGCGGCGATCCCGATTCTGTTTGTTTGGGTTTATTTATGTTGGTTGATCGTGCTGGTGGGTGCTGAGGTGACGGCTGCGCTCGGTGAGAAGGAAGAGTGGAGTGAGACGCAAAAAATAATGGTACACTCCACGGATAACGACAAAATCACAGAGCAAGGAAACAACAGTGATAGCACTGATTCAGAGAGTAAGTGA
- the gspD gene encoding type II secretion system secretin GspD, with product MKHWFKKSAWLLAGSLICTPAAIANDFSASFKGTDIQEFINIVGRNLEKTIIVDPSVRGKIDVRSYDVLNEEQYYSFFLNVLEVYGYAVVEMDSGVLKIIKAKDSKTSAIPVVGDRDSIAGDSVVTRVVTVRNVSVRELSPLLRQLNDNAGAGNVVHYDPANIILITGRAAVVNRLAEIIKRVDQAGDKEIEVVELKNASAAEMVRIVDALNKTTDAKNTPAFLQPKLVADERTNAILISGDPKVRSRLRKLIEQLDVEMATKGNNQVIYLKYAKAEDLVDVLKGVSDNLQSEKQTSTKGSSSQRDKVVISAHSDTNSLVITAQPDIMNALQDVIAQLDIRRAQVLIEALIVEMAEGDGVNLGVQWGNLETGAMIQYSNTGASIGGVMVGLEEAKDTETTTAVYDENGKFLRNETTTEQGDYSTLASALSGVNGAAMSVVMGDWTALISAVATDSNSNILSSPSITVMDNGEASFIVGEEVPVLTGSTAGSSNDNPFQTVERKEVGIKLKVVPQINEGDSVQLNIEQEVSNVLGANGAVDVRFAKRQLNTSVIVQDGQMLVLGGLIDERALESESKVPFLGDIPVLGHLFKSTSTQVEKKNLMVFIKPTIIRDGMTADGITQRKYNFIRAEQLYKSEQGLKLMDDDNIPVLPKFGESMNYPAELQAFIDQMETE from the coding sequence GTGAAGCATTGGTTTAAGAAAAGTGCATGGTTACTGGCAGGAAGCTTAATCTGCACACCCGCAGCCATCGCTAATGATTTTAGTGCCAGCTTTAAAGGCACTGATATTCAAGAGTTTATTAATATTGTTGGCCGTAACCTTGAGAAAACGATCATCGTTGACCCATCGGTGCGCGGAAAAATTGACGTGCGCAGCTATGACGTGCTCAATGAAGAACAATATTACAGCTTCTTCCTAAACGTCTTAGAGGTTTACGGCTATGCCGTCGTCGAAATGGACTCTGGTGTTCTGAAGATCATTAAGGCTAAGGATTCTAAGACTTCTGCAATTCCTGTTGTGGGTGATCGTGACTCGATCGCAGGCGACAGCGTAGTCACTCGCGTTGTGACGGTCCGCAATGTTTCGGTTCGTGAACTTTCTCCTCTGCTTCGCCAACTGAACGACAATGCGGGTGCGGGTAACGTTGTTCACTACGACCCAGCCAATATCATCCTAATTACTGGTCGAGCGGCAGTCGTAAATCGCTTAGCTGAAATCATCAAACGTGTTGACCAAGCCGGTGATAAAGAGATCGAAGTGGTTGAGCTAAAGAATGCTTCAGCCGCGGAAATGGTACGTATTGTTGATGCACTGAATAAAACCACCGATGCGAAAAACACCCCAGCATTCCTACAACCTAAGCTGGTGGCCGACGAGCGTACCAATGCAATTCTTATTTCTGGTGACCCTAAAGTTCGTAGCCGCTTAAGAAAGCTGATTGAGCAACTTGATGTCGAGATGGCAACCAAGGGCAACAACCAAGTTATCTACCTTAAATATGCAAAAGCAGAAGACTTAGTCGATGTACTGAAAGGTGTGTCGGACAACCTGCAGTCGGAGAAGCAAACTTCAACTAAAGGCAGCTCGTCTCAACGCGATAAAGTCGTGATTTCAGCGCACAGCGATACCAACTCGTTAGTGATTACCGCACAGCCAGATATCATGAACGCACTGCAAGATGTGATTGCTCAGCTGGATATCCGTCGTGCTCAAGTATTGATTGAAGCTTTGATTGTTGAAATGGCAGAGGGCGATGGCGTTAACCTTGGCGTGCAATGGGGTAACCTAGAAACGGGTGCCATGATTCAATACAGCAACACTGGTGCTTCGATTGGTGGCGTTATGGTTGGCTTGGAAGAAGCTAAAGACACCGAGACAACAACCGCTGTATATGATGAGAACGGTAAGTTCCTACGTAATGAAACCACGACAGAGCAGGGTGATTACTCAACATTAGCTTCTGCGCTTTCTGGCGTAAACGGTGCCGCGATGAGTGTGGTGATGGGCGACTGGACGGCTTTGATCAGCGCAGTTGCGACCGATTCAAACTCAAATATCCTATCTTCTCCAAGCATTACCGTCATGGACAACGGTGAAGCGTCGTTTATCGTTGGTGAAGAAGTACCGGTTCTTACTGGCTCGACGGCGGGTTCAAGCAACGATAACCCATTCCAAACGGTTGAGCGTAAAGAAGTGGGTATCAAGCTTAAAGTGGTTCCACAAATCAACGAAGGCGACTCAGTTCAGTTGAATATTGAGCAAGAGGTGTCGAACGTATTGGGCGCGAACGGCGCGGTTGATGTTCGTTTTGCCAAGCGTCAGCTAAATACGTCAGTGATTGTTCAAGACGGTCAAATGCTGGTTCTTGGTGGTCTAATTGATGAACGTGCATTAGAAAGTGAATCTAAAGTCCCATTCTTAGGTGATATCCCAGTGCTTGGTCACCTATTCAAATCAACCAGTACTCAGGTTGAGAAAAAGAATCTAATGGTATTCATCAAGCCAACCATCATTCGTGATGGTATGACAGCCGATGGTATCACTCAGCGTAAATACAATTTCATCCGTGCTGAACAGCTGTATAAGTCAGAGCAGGGCCTGAAGTTGATGGATGACGATAATATTCCAGTACTGCCTAAATTTGGCGAAAGCATGAATTACCCGGCTGAACTTCAAGCCTTCATTGATCAGATGGAAACAGAATAA
- the pckA gene encoding phosphoenolpyruvate carboxykinase (ATP) gives MTVMEHTKAAQIDLTKHGLTGVTEVLRNPSYEQLFVEETLPGLEGYEKGVVTELGAVAVDTGIFTGRSPKDKYIVKDDTTRDTMWWSDQGKNDNKPITTEVWNELKELVTTQLSGKRLFVIDGYCGANPDTRLSVRIITEVAWQAHFVKNMFIRPTDEELATFEPDFVVMNGAKTTNPNWEKQGLNSENFVAFNLTERVQIIGGTWYGGEMKKGMFAMMNYLLPLQGIASMHCSANVGEKGDVAVFFGLSGTGKTTLSTDPKRELIGDDEHGWDDDGIFNFEGGCYAKTIRLSKEAEPEIYNAIRRDALLENVTVRGDGSIDFDDGSKTENTRVSYPIHHIDNIVKPVSKAGHAQKVIFLTADAFGVLPPVSKLTPEQTKYHFLSGFTAKLAGTERGITEPTPTFSAAFGAAFLTLHPTQYAEVLVKRMEAAGAEAYLVNTGWNGTGKRISIQDTRGIIDAILDGSIDKAETKVIPMFNLEVPLALHDVDPAILDPRDTYTDPLQWESKAKDLAERFINNFDKYTDNAEGKSLVAAGPQLD, from the coding sequence ATGACCGTTATGGAACATACTAAGGCTGCACAAATTGATCTAACTAAGCACGGACTTACTGGCGTTACCGAAGTTCTTCGCAATCCTAGCTATGAGCAGTTATTCGTTGAAGAAACACTGCCAGGTTTGGAAGGCTACGAAAAAGGCGTAGTAACGGAACTAGGTGCTGTTGCTGTTGACACTGGTATCTTTACTGGCCGCTCACCGAAAGATAAGTACATTGTTAAAGATGACACGACCCGCGATACCATGTGGTGGTCAGATCAAGGCAAAAACGATAACAAACCGATCACAACTGAAGTATGGAATGAGCTAAAAGAGCTTGTAACAACTCAGCTATCTGGCAAGCGCCTGTTTGTCATTGACGGTTACTGTGGTGCTAACCCTGATACACGCTTAAGTGTACGTATTATCACAGAAGTAGCGTGGCAAGCGCACTTCGTTAAGAACATGTTCATTCGTCCAACTGACGAAGAGCTAGCAACGTTCGAACCTGATTTCGTGGTAATGAACGGTGCTAAAACAACTAACCCGAACTGGGAAAAACAGGGCCTAAACTCTGAGAACTTCGTAGCGTTCAACCTAACAGAGCGTGTTCAAATCATCGGTGGTACTTGGTACGGCGGTGAGATGAAGAAAGGCATGTTCGCAATGATGAACTACCTACTTCCTCTGCAAGGTATCGCTTCAATGCACTGTAGTGCAAACGTTGGCGAGAAAGGCGATGTGGCGGTATTCTTCGGCCTATCGGGCACAGGTAAAACAACGCTATCAACAGACCCTAAACGTGAGCTAATTGGTGATGATGAGCACGGCTGGGATGACGACGGTATCTTCAACTTTGAAGGCGGTTGTTACGCGAAGACGATCCGTCTATCTAAAGAAGCAGAACCAGAAATCTACAATGCAATCCGTCGTGATGCACTGCTAGAAAACGTAACGGTTCGTGGCGATGGTTCTATCGATTTTGATGACGGTTCTAAAACAGAAAACACTCGTGTTTCTTACCCGATTCACCACATCGACAACATCGTTAAGCCAGTATCAAAAGCAGGTCACGCTCAAAAGGTTATCTTCCTGACTGCTGATGCATTTGGTGTATTACCACCAGTTTCTAAACTGACTCCGGAGCAAACAAAGTACCACTTCCTATCTGGTTTCACAGCGAAACTAGCAGGTACAGAGCGTGGTATCACAGAGCCGACTCCAACCTTCTCTGCAGCATTTGGCGCGGCGTTCCTAACGCTTCACCCAACTCAGTACGCTGAAGTACTTGTGAAACGCATGGAAGCAGCTGGCGCTGAAGCTTACCTAGTAAACACTGGTTGGAACGGTACTGGCAAACGTATCTCTATCCAAGATACGCGTGGCATCATCGACGCTATCCTAGATGGTTCTATCGACAAGGCTGAGACTAAGGTTATCCCTATGTTCAACCTAGAAGTGCCTCTAGCGCTGCACGATGTTGACCCTGCGATCCTAGATCCACGCGACACGTACACAGACCCACTACAATGGGAAAGCAAAGCGAAAGATCTAGCAGAACGCTTCATCAACAACTTTGATAAGTACACTGACAACGCTGAAGGTAAGTCACTGGTTGCAGCTGGTCCACAACTAGACTAA
- the hslO gene encoding Hsp33 family molecular chaperone HslO has translation MANNVLNRYLFEDLSVRGELVQMDEAYQQIISSKEYPAPVQKLLGELLVSTTLLTATLKFEGSITMQLQGDGPVSLAVINGDHNQKIRGVARFEGDIADDAGLHDLMGKGHLVITIDPKKGERYQGIVGLEGDTLAQVLEGYFANSEQLKTRLWLRTGEHEGKAHAAGMLLQVMPDGTGTPNDFEHLEQLTDTVKNEELFSLEANELLYRLYNQEKVQLFTPQPVEFFCGCSRERSAAAIITVAQEEIYDILSTEGSVALHCDYCGTNYSFDKNDVDALYAEAADKGSNTVH, from the coding sequence ATGGCAAACAATGTTTTAAATCGCTACCTATTTGAAGACCTATCAGTACGTGGTGAATTGGTACAAATGGATGAAGCGTACCAACAGATTATTTCTAGCAAGGAATACCCAGCTCCAGTACAAAAGCTGCTGGGTGAGCTATTGGTTTCAACCACGCTACTGACTGCGACCCTAAAATTTGAAGGCTCTATCACTATGCAGCTGCAAGGTGATGGCCCAGTATCTCTAGCAGTTATCAATGGCGACCATAACCAAAAGATCCGTGGTGTTGCTCGTTTTGAAGGTGATATAGCCGATGATGCTGGCCTACACGACCTAATGGGCAAAGGCCACCTAGTGATCACTATTGATCCTAAGAAAGGCGAACGCTACCAAGGTATCGTTGGTCTTGAAGGCGACACACTAGCTCAAGTACTTGAAGGTTACTTCGCAAACTCTGAGCAGCTTAAGACTCGTCTATGGCTGCGTACTGGTGAGCACGAAGGCAAAGCACACGCTGCTGGTATGTTGCTACAAGTTATGCCTGACGGCACTGGTACTCCAAATGACTTCGAGCACCTAGAGCAGCTAACAGACACCGTGAAAAACGAAGAGCTATTCTCTCTAGAAGCAAACGAACTGCTTTACCGTTTGTACAACCAAGAGAAAGTACAACTTTTCACACCACAGCCAGTTGAATTCTTCTGTGGTTGTTCTCGTGAACGAAGCGCAGCAGCGATCATTACCGTTGCTCAAGAAGAGATTTACGACATCCTAAGTACTGAAGGTAGCGTCGCTCTTCACTGTGATTACTGTGGTACGAACTACTCGTTCGACAAGAACGATGTTGATGCACTGTATGCAGAAGCAGCAGATAAAGGCAGCAATACGGTTCATTAA
- the dtd gene encoding D-aminoacyl-tRNA deacylase has translation MIALIQRVSEAAVRVDGEVVGEIEQGLLVLLGVEKGDDEAKAKRLMERVTTYRVFGDEDDKMNLNVKQVNGKVLVVSQFTLPADTKKGTRAGFSRGAHPEDAERLYNYFSDQCESVLPTERGRFAADMKVSLVNDGPVTFWLQV, from the coding sequence GTGATAGCACTGATTCAGAGAGTAAGTGAAGCTGCCGTCCGTGTTGATGGCGAAGTAGTTGGTGAGATTGAACAAGGCTTATTAGTATTATTAGGCGTAGAAAAAGGTGACGACGAAGCCAAAGCGAAGCGTTTGATGGAACGAGTGACGACTTATCGTGTCTTTGGAGATGAAGACGATAAAATGAACCTCAACGTGAAGCAGGTGAATGGCAAGGTGCTAGTAGTTTCTCAATTCACACTGCCAGCCGATACCAAAAAAGGTACACGAGCCGGTTTTTCTCGTGGTGCTCACCCAGAAGATGCCGAGCGTCTTTACAATTATTTCTCTGACCAATGTGAATCAGTATTGCCAACGGAACGTGGCCGATTTGCAGCCGACATGAAAGTGTCTCTGGTTAATGATGGTCCAGTAACATTCTGGCTGCAGGTTTAA
- the gspC gene encoding type II secretion system protein GspC — protein MGNSPLLSRLLDNGFVLQQKLSLAICCVLIAASAWILGQLVWFIEPAEQTVVPWKATVSSSATPQSTLDISSLQKSNMFGAYNPSKPAVVEQQVIQDAPKTRLNLVLVGAVASSNPELSLAVIANRGTQATYGINEQIEGTRAKLKAVLIDRVIIDNSGRDETLMLEGIEYKRLAVSEPAPRRASSVRGNNPASAEEKLDEIKAKIMKDPQQIFQYVRLSQVKRDDSVIGYRVSPGKDSELFNSVGLQNGDIATQLNGQDLTDPAAMGNIFRSISELTELNLVVERDGQQHEVFIEF, from the coding sequence ATGGGGAATTCCCCGCTGCTGAGCCGCTTATTAGATAATGGATTTGTGCTTCAGCAGAAACTGAGCCTCGCTATTTGTTGTGTGCTTATTGCAGCCTCTGCATGGATTTTAGGACAGCTTGTCTGGTTTATTGAACCGGCCGAGCAAACCGTCGTGCCTTGGAAAGCAACAGTCTCCTCGTCTGCGACTCCTCAATCAACCTTAGACATCTCTTCTTTGCAAAAGAGCAACATGTTTGGTGCTTACAACCCAAGCAAGCCTGCAGTGGTTGAACAACAAGTGATTCAGGATGCGCCTAAGACTCGCCTTAACTTAGTGTTAGTGGGTGCGGTTGCCAGTTCTAACCCAGAATTGAGCTTAGCGGTGATTGCCAACCGTGGCACGCAAGCGACTTATGGGATTAATGAACAGATAGAAGGCACCAGAGCCAAACTCAAAGCCGTATTAATTGATCGCGTGATCATTGATAACTCAGGTCGAGATGAAACCCTGATGCTAGAAGGCATCGAGTATAAGCGTCTGGCTGTATCTGAACCCGCACCACGCCGCGCTTCTTCTGTGCGTGGTAACAACCCAGCTTCTGCAGAAGAGAAGCTCGATGAAATTAAAGCGAAGATAATGAAAGATCCACAGCAAATCTTCCAATATGTTCGCTTATCTCAAGTGAAGCGCGATGACAGTGTGATTGGTTATCGTGTGAGCCCTGGCAAAGATTCAGAACTTTTTAACTCTGTTGGGCTCCAAAACGGAGATATTGCGACTCAGTTAAATGGTCAAGACCTGACAGACCCAGCTGCTATGGGCAACATATTCCGTTCAATCTCAGAACTGACAGAATTAAACCTGGTCGTCGAGAGAGATGGGCAACAACATGAAGTGTTTATTGAATTTTAA
- a CDS encoding DUF2959 domain-containing protein, with product MPYLIVIVLSIFTLTGCQSAYYSAMEQVGYHKRDIMVDRVEDAKESQQDAQEEFTSALEALSSLTNFSGGDLEDIYNKINDKYQDSEKAAQNVTDRIAAIEDVSDALFEEWQAELDLYTSDSLRRSSEQKLRETKSSYQTMLSAMKRAEKKMGPVLNTLRDNTLYLKHNLNASAVGSLQGEFMSLEKDITYAIKQMNAAIAESDKFLAQLNQK from the coding sequence ATGCCTTATTTAATAGTTATAGTCCTCTCTATTTTTACTCTTACTGGATGCCAATCCGCTTATTACTCTGCAATGGAACAAGTGGGTTATCACAAACGTGACATCATGGTCGACAGAGTAGAAGATGCAAAAGAGTCGCAGCAGGATGCTCAGGAAGAGTTTACCAGCGCACTTGAAGCACTCAGCAGCCTGACTAATTTCAGTGGCGGCGACCTAGAAGACATCTACAACAAGATAAACGATAAATACCAAGACAGTGAAAAAGCAGCGCAAAATGTAACTGACCGAATAGCTGCGATTGAAGATGTGTCTGATGCGCTGTTTGAAGAGTGGCAAGCCGAGCTCGATCTCTACACCAGTGATTCCCTACGTCGTTCGAGTGAGCAAAAGCTGCGTGAAACTAAATCGTCTTACCAAACCATGCTGTCAGCTATGAAGCGTGCTGAGAAGAAGATGGGCCCAGTACTCAATACCCTTCGCGACAACACCCTTTATCTGAAACACAACCTCAATGCGAGTGCGGTTGGCTCACTACAAGGTGAGTTTATGAGTCTAGAAAAAGACATCACGTACGCGATCAAACAGATGAATGCAGCGATTGCTGAGTCGGATAAGTTCCTTGCTCAACTCAATCAGAAGTAA
- the hslR gene encoding ribosome-associated heat shock protein Hsp15 produces the protein MKTSNEAVRLDKWLWAARFYKTRSIARNMVDGGKVHYNGQRSKPSKIVELGAVITLRQGNEEKTVTIEKISAHRGGAPIAQTLYEETTESLAKREEFAKQRKLHAHNPAPERRPDKKQRRDIIKFKHQ, from the coding sequence ATGAAAACTTCTAATGAAGCTGTCAGACTCGATAAATGGTTGTGGGCAGCGCGCTTTTACAAAACTCGCTCTATTGCTCGCAATATGGTCGATGGTGGCAAAGTCCACTATAATGGTCAGCGCAGCAAGCCAAGTAAGATTGTCGAACTTGGTGCAGTCATTACACTGCGCCAAGGTAATGAAGAAAAGACGGTAACGATCGAGAAAATTTCAGCCCATCGTGGCGGAGCGCCGATCGCTCAAACCCTCTATGAAGAAACCACCGAGAGCTTGGCGAAACGAGAAGAGTTTGCGAAACAACGCAAGCTACACGCACACAATCCAGCTCCAGAGCGTCGCCCTGATAAAAAGCAACGTCGTGACATCATCAAGTTCAAGCATCAATAA
- a CDS encoding AsmA family protein produces MKKVFMVLGIVLAIAVAVIAALLLSLQTQYRADVANFFIKHTVDQPVVIEDVDYQTPYHITLMGITYTQPEKQPPLYIDKVDLWFSPDSLIEAKLVLDSVLISGIQLEASDLETLSPLLTEQNLKLRQLAINNLDFSTNSFNVRGIDLQIAEPAFNNNQTLLPYGKIQLSASQLYWQGEAFDNLLIDLDLKPSDSTLYGASFEWRGAKISGQAEQYKHDWSLVNVTVDGLRLNQQQSQSLLSKEWDVAGIHINHINSLDILRSDIEWPGRHLAAFDASLENIKLPFEIWRQQKAVFSLQAEGVTVDDDIFIEPNIKLSLEPNQILIEDFYTQFLQGTVQLNGEVTPSSIRLAQLDLQGIKWVTESQNKTQRVARLSPWLKELQQASIERLNVERTQLIQLAQKPYWQVSGLYIEGHQVQLLQDRKLGLWQGELMASANDASYQSILSAQPVIEMNSDQGKWTLTRLFAPLKQGYIEANATLDFNQISKPWSVDISADGLPISPMLQQLDLPLDATGYGEFELQASGLYGDSLMLGYSATGQLKGSVRQGVMTFNDTLSETSTDNVFEIPELNASFDRGRFTLQPMHIIGASAAEEGSQRVQTLNGEVSGELDLLKPEQHTLSVMLSDPCNQISGKLDQPEYAAINDCQQKSATPEE; encoded by the coding sequence ATGAAAAAGGTATTCATGGTGTTGGGCATTGTGTTGGCTATCGCCGTTGCGGTTATCGCAGCGTTGCTATTAAGCCTACAGACTCAATACCGTGCGGATGTTGCTAACTTTTTTATCAAGCACACGGTTGACCAACCGGTGGTCATTGAAGATGTCGACTATCAAACGCCTTATCACATCACCCTAATGGGAATCACCTATACCCAACCAGAAAAGCAACCACCTCTGTATATCGATAAGGTCGATCTCTGGTTCAGCCCAGACTCTCTCATTGAAGCCAAACTCGTCTTAGACTCTGTATTAATCAGTGGTATCCAGTTGGAAGCGAGCGATCTAGAAACGCTCTCACCACTGTTAACCGAGCAAAACCTCAAGCTCCGCCAGTTGGCGATCAATAATCTGGATTTTTCGACCAACAGCTTTAACGTGCGAGGCATCGATCTGCAGATTGCCGAGCCAGCCTTTAACAATAACCAAACGCTGCTGCCTTACGGTAAAATCCAACTTTCCGCTTCACAACTCTATTGGCAAGGTGAAGCCTTCGATAATCTTCTGATCGACCTTGACCTTAAACCGAGCGACAGCACACTTTATGGTGCTTCGTTTGAATGGCGCGGTGCCAAAATTTCAGGGCAAGCAGAACAATATAAGCATGATTGGTCACTAGTGAATGTTACTGTAGATGGCTTACGCCTCAACCAGCAGCAAAGTCAGAGCCTATTAAGCAAAGAGTGGGACGTAGCGGGCATTCATATTAACCATATCAACAGCTTAGATATTTTACGCAGCGACATCGAATGGCCAGGCAGACACCTTGCGGCCTTTGACGCTTCACTAGAAAACATCAAATTGCCTTTCGAGATTTGGCGACAACAGAAAGCAGTTTTCTCGCTGCAAGCCGAAGGGGTCACTGTTGATGATGACATCTTCATCGAGCCAAATATCAAGCTAAGCCTAGAGCCAAACCAGATACTGATTGAAGATTTCTATACTCAATTTCTGCAAGGCACCGTTCAGCTCAATGGTGAGGTCACCCCTAGCAGCATTAGATTGGCTCAGCTCGACCTACAGGGCATTAAATGGGTCACTGAAAGCCAAAATAAAACACAGCGAGTAGCGCGCCTCTCACCCTGGCTTAAAGAGCTTCAACAAGCCTCTATAGAACGATTGAATGTAGAACGCACCCAACTCATCCAACTTGCACAAAAACCTTACTGGCAAGTCTCTGGGCTGTATATTGAAGGACACCAAGTTCAACTGCTGCAAGATAGAAAGCTAGGATTGTGGCAAGGAGAACTGATGGCCAGCGCAAACGACGCCAGCTATCAAAGCATTCTCAGCGCTCAACCTGTGATTGAAATGAACAGTGACCAAGGAAAATGGACACTAACACGCCTGTTTGCTCCACTGAAGCAGGGTTATATCGAAGCTAATGCGACACTCGATTTTAACCAAATCAGCAAACCGTGGAGTGTCGACATCTCAGCGGATGGCTTGCCTATCTCACCAATGCTGCAGCAACTCGACTTACCACTCGATGCCACAGGCTATGGTGAATTTGAACTGCAAGCTTCTGGTCTCTACGGCGATTCACTCATGCTGGGCTATTCAGCCACTGGTCAGCTGAAAGGCAGCGTTCGCCAGGGTGTGATGACCTTTAACGATACGCTTTCTGAAACCTCGACCGATAACGTGTTTGAAATCCCTGAATTAAACGCGAGTTTTGACCGTGGTCGCTTCACGCTTCAACCGATGCACATTATTGGTGCATCCGCTGCAGAGGAAGGTTCACAGAGAGTTCAAACTTTGAATGGCGAAGTTTCTGGAGAGCTAGACCTGCTTAAACCAGAACAACACACTCTCTCAGTTATGCTGTCCGACCCATGTAACCAAATATCTGGCAAGCTTGATCAACCGGAGTACGCAGCGATTAATGACTGCCAACAAAAAAGCGCCACTCCAGAGGAGTAG
- a CDS encoding bifunctional GNAT family N-acetyltransferase/hotdog fold thioesterase, producing MFKLITPTTENQLNKYYHFRWQMLREPWRMPVGSERDEYDGMSHHRMIVDGRGRPMAIGRLYITPDLEGQIRYMAVKNSRRSKGMGSLILVALESLARQEGAKRLVCNAREDAISFYEKNSFERRGEINDQRGPVRHQQMVKPLDPMADVLRKPEWCNELQQRWEHQIPISDKMGIKINQYTGYQFECSAQLNPNLNPHNTMFAGSAFTLATLTGWGMTWLLMKERGLTGDIVLADSNIRYRHPVEQNPVASTSLDGISGDLDRLASGRKARIIIHVTIHSGDVEAVEFTGTYMLIPDYKKILSSDSKVSE from the coding sequence ATGTTTAAACTCATAACCCCAACCACCGAAAATCAACTGAACAAGTATTACCATTTTCGCTGGCAGATGTTGCGCGAACCTTGGCGAATGCCAGTGGGTTCCGAGCGTGATGAATACGATGGCATGAGTCACCATCGCATGATTGTAGATGGTCGAGGTCGTCCGATGGCGATTGGTCGTCTGTATATCACTCCAGATCTCGAAGGTCAGATCCGCTACATGGCGGTAAAAAACTCTCGCCGTAGTAAAGGCATGGGCTCACTGATTTTAGTCGCACTAGAGTCGCTGGCTCGCCAAGAGGGCGCTAAGCGCCTGGTGTGTAACGCGCGAGAAGATGCGATCTCATTTTATGAGAAGAACAGCTTTGAGCGTCGTGGTGAGATTAACGACCAACGTGGTCCTGTTCGTCACCAACAGATGGTGAAGCCGCTGGATCCAATGGCAGATGTTCTGCGTAAGCCTGAATGGTGTAATGAGCTTCAGCAGCGTTGGGAGCATCAGATCCCTATCAGCGATAAGATGGGCATCAAGATAAACCAGTACACAGGTTATCAGTTCGAGTGTAGTGCTCAGCTAAACCCGAATCTGAACCCACACAACACCATGTTTGCAGGCTCTGCTTTTACGCTAGCAACACTGACTGGTTGGGGAATGACATGGCTATTGATGAAAGAGCGCGGTCTGACGGGCGATATTGTTCTAGCAGACAGTAATATTCGTTATCGCCACCCTGTGGAGCAAAACCCTGTAGCCTCTACTTCTTTAGATGGTATCAGTGGTGACTTGGATCGCCTCGCATCAGGGAGAAAGGCTCGTATCATTATTCACGTGACCATCCACAGCGGTGACGTGGAAGCGGTAGAGTTTACTGGCACCTACATGCTGATCCCTGACTATAAGAAGATCCTGTCAAGTGACAGCAAGGTGAGCGAATAA